The Acetomicrobium flavidum genome window below encodes:
- a CDS encoding ferredoxin — protein MKVQLDQELCIGCGVCSQVCPEVFDLDEEMGKAKVIKPSGADCAVEAAESCPVSCITVEK, from the coding sequence ATGAAGGTGCAATTAGATCAGGAATTATGCATAGGATGTGGGGTTTGCTCACAGGTATGTCCGGAGGTGTTCGATCTAGACGAGGAGATGGGCAAAGCAAAAGTAATTAAGCCCAGCGGAGCGGATTGCGCCGTTGAAGCAGCGGAAAGCTGTCCAGTAAGCTGTATCACAGTAGAAAAGTAA
- a CDS encoding Nif3-like dinuclear metal center hexameric protein yields the protein MLCTIRDILNMVDKMAPFKLQEEWDNSGLILGDPSSHVEGVAVALDLTIEVIEKANVNKINTIVTHHPPLITPMKRWETTDYTASLLCTAARHNINLIAAHTNLDVAYNGINVALAELINLLDFKPLLQSQEGAFGLGAVGYLKNEISREELANLLNERWRVSWVKFYGSKADFKTIALCGGSGGELWSDAWNLGADIYITADMKYHQIIEAQRHLTVAIVDHGEMERSGLFKFIQDLQHYLPVKVYDLTDIKPYASAEVMSF from the coding sequence ATGCTCTGCACGATAAGGGATATTCTAAACATGGTGGATAAAATGGCCCCTTTTAAACTGCAGGAAGAGTGGGATAATTCTGGGCTTATATTAGGAGATCCCAGCTCGCATGTCGAAGGCGTTGCTGTTGCCTTGGACCTTACCATCGAGGTCATCGAAAAGGCGAACGTCAACAAAATCAACACCATAGTTACACATCATCCGCCCCTCATCACTCCGATGAAGCGTTGGGAGACTACGGATTATACAGCATCCCTTCTTTGTACAGCAGCACGCCACAATATAAATTTAATTGCAGCCCATACGAACCTTGATGTGGCCTATAATGGAATAAATGTTGCATTGGCTGAGTTAATAAACTTGCTTGACTTTAAGCCTTTGCTTCAGAGTCAGGAAGGAGCCTTTGGATTAGGAGCTGTAGGATACCTTAAAAACGAGATCTCTCGCGAAGAGCTTGCCAACCTCTTAAACGAGAGGTGGAGGGTATCGTGGGTGAAATTTTACGGAAGCAAGGCTGATTTTAAAACCATAGCTCTGTGCGGAGGCTCCGGTGGCGAATTGTGGAGTGATGCTTGGAATCTGGGGGCCGATATATACATAACCGCCGACATGAAATATCATCAAATAATCGAGGCGCAACGACATTTAACAGTAGCAATTGTCGATCATGGCGAAATGGAGCGAAGTGGTTTATTTAAGTTTATACAGGACTTGCAGCATTACCTTCCGGTTAAAGTATATGATTTGACCGATATTAAGCCTTACGCCTCGGCTGAGGTTATGTCTTTTTAG
- the trpS gene encoding tryptophan--tRNA ligase translates to MKECVFSGMRPTGRLHLGHLAGALSNWLKLQEEFECYYCIVDWHALMSEYMNSSAIKGYCKEILLDWLAVGLDPNKAVIFQQSHVCGHAELHLALSMIAPLGRLERNPIYKEQLENMADKDLQTYGFLGYPVLMAADILLYKATKVPVGEDQSIHLEIAKELARRFNSVFREVFPEPEILLTPTPRVPGIDGRKMSKSYNNALFISEDLNDMWDKVRTMMTDPARMKRTDPGEPEKCPVWELHKVFTLDEDKRAELAHGCRTAGIGCIDCKKVLMDWIKVKLEPIQERRRYFETHGLEMMDILREGAKKASEVASKTMDEVKSAVGFILL, encoded by the coding sequence ATGAAAGAGTGCGTGTTCAGCGGTATGCGACCTACTGGCAGATTACACCTTGGACATTTGGCCGGTGCCTTAAGCAATTGGCTCAAGCTCCAAGAGGAGTTCGAATGCTATTACTGCATCGTAGATTGGCATGCCTTGATGTCGGAGTATATGAACAGCTCTGCAATTAAGGGTTACTGTAAAGAAATCTTATTGGATTGGCTTGCGGTCGGACTAGACCCTAACAAGGCAGTCATCTTTCAGCAGTCACACGTTTGCGGGCATGCCGAACTTCATCTGGCATTATCCATGATAGCCCCTCTGGGCAGGCTGGAGAGAAACCCAATATATAAGGAACAACTGGAAAATATGGCCGACAAGGACCTTCAAACCTACGGATTTTTAGGCTATCCCGTCCTGATGGCTGCTGATATATTGCTGTACAAGGCAACAAAGGTCCCGGTCGGAGAGGATCAGTCAATTCACCTTGAGATAGCCAAAGAGCTAGCCCGTCGTTTCAACAGCGTCTTTAGGGAGGTCTTCCCGGAACCGGAAATACTGCTAACTCCCACTCCAAGGGTTCCCGGCATCGACGGAAGGAAGATGAGCAAATCCTACAATAACGCCCTATTCATATCCGAGGATTTAAACGATATGTGGGACAAGGTCCGCACCATGATGACCGATCCGGCACGAATGAAAAGGACAGATCCCGGCGAGCCCGAAAAATGTCCCGTATGGGAGTTGCATAAGGTATTTACATTAGACGAGGACAAAAGGGCAGAGCTTGCTCACGGTTGCAGAACGGCCGGAATCGGCTGCATAGATTGCAAAAAAGTCTTGATGGACTGGATCAAGGTTAAGCTTGAACCCATCCAGGAAAGAAGGCGTTACTTTGAAACTCATGGCCTGGAGATGATGGACATCTTACGCGAGGGCGCAAAGAAGGCTTCTGAAGTTGCCTCAAAGACAATGGACGAAGTAAAAAGCGCAGTAGGTTTCATCCTGCTGTAG